From Mercenaria mercenaria strain notata chromosome 17, MADL_Memer_1, whole genome shotgun sequence, the proteins below share one genomic window:
- the LOC128550031 gene encoding uncharacterized protein LOC128550031, whose translation MLSSTDISHCLDALSNDILLCSTNQDVDDCLQSFQTIVDKVASPLFKKAVRKRTENDSNGSFQNNNIWYNNECCEKKDVFLNLLNGYRSDPNDVNRINMVQARSIYKNTLRKCRYNFDKEKTSKLVNARFKNARLYWNMLKESAGVKNANIPLSSFEMYFKSINNPEDRFFTPDDVLNFIERYEHNEFKVMFAELNEHISFDEIYRAIKQLKTNKSGGPDYLLNEFFIAGGNVFIPVLHKLFNRLFDIGYFPESWSEGYIIPLHKKGNVNNVDNYRGVTLLSCLGKLFTHILNNRLRNWAEEYNVYVEAQAGFRAHMSTIDNVFVLHGLINHMLNQGKQLYALFVDFSKAFDYVVRENLCGGSLTTAQSTLSGQAQKAIFKLNKYLYKFTYITPKHKLDLFDKLVAPILNYGSEVCGFAKDLSIERLNKGYMISSDTIGTRD comes from the exons ATGTTGTCGAGCACGGATATTTCGCATTGCTTAGATGCATTGTCCAATGATATACTTTTGTGTTCTACAAATCAAGATGTTGATGATTGTTTACAAAGTTTTCAAACTATTGTTGATAAAGTTGCATCTCCATTGTTTAAAAAGGCAGTTCGGAAACGTACTGAAAATGATAGTAATGGctcatttcaaaataataatatttggtATAATAACGAATGCTGTGAAAAGAaagatgtatttttaaatttattgaatgGATATAGAAGTGATCCAAATGATGTCAACAGAATTAATATGGTGCAAGCACGGTCAATATACAAAAATACTTTAAGAAAATGCCGgtataattttgataaagaaaaaacatcaaaacttGTTAATGCTAGGTTTAAGAATGCACGATTGTATTGGAATATGTTGAAAGAATCTGCTGGCGTTAAAAACGCAAATATACCTTTGTCatcttttgaaatgtattttaagtCAATAAATAATCCAGAAGATAGATTTTTTACACCAGATGATGTGTTAAACTTTATAGAGCGTTATGAGCACAATGAATTTAAAGTTATGTTTGCagaattaaatgaacatatttcttttgatgaaaTATATAGGGCAATTAAACAACTTAAGACTAATAAGTCTGGGGGCCcagattatttgttaaatgaattcTTTATTGCTGGTGGAAATGTATTTATACctgttttacataaactttttaATAGATTGTTCGATATAGGCTACTTTCCCGAGTCATGGTCTGAGGGTTACATTAtacctttacataaaaagggaaACGTTAACAATGTGGATAATTATCGTGGAGTTACATTATTGAGTTGTTTAGGCAAGCTTTTTACACATATACTTAATAACAGACTTAGAAATTGGGCTGAAGAATACAACGTGTATGTCGAAGCTCAGGCTGGATTTCGCGCTCATATGAGTACCATAGATAATGTATTTGTATTACATGGCTTAATAAACCATATGTTAAACCAAGGAAAACAATTATATGCTTTATTTGTTGACTTTTCAAAAGCTTTTGACTATGTAGTGAGAGAAAATTTATG TGGTGGTTCTTTAACTACAGCACAGAGTACACTATCTGGACAAGCTCAGAAAGCTATATTtaagttaaataagtatttatacAAATTTACATACATTACTCCTAAGCATAAattagatttatttgataaattagtAGCCCCTATTTTGAATTATGGAAGTGAAGTGTGTGGCTTCGCCAAAGATTTGTCCATTGAAAga TTAAACAAAGGTTATATGATCAGTTCAGACACAATTGGCACGAGAGATTAG